The following coding sequences lie in one Pelecanus crispus isolate bPelCri1 chromosome 9, bPelCri1.pri, whole genome shotgun sequence genomic window:
- the PER2 gene encoding period circadian protein homolog 2 isoform X5 has protein sequence MINESQPAGLNVSSYTVEEVETITSEYIMKNADMFAVAVSLITGKILYISDQAASILRCKRGYFKNAKFVEFLAPQDVSVFYTSTTPYRLPSWNICNRTESSTQDCMEEKSFFCRISAGKERENEICYHPFRMTPYLIKVQDPEIAEDQLCCVLLAEKVHSGYEAPRIPPDKRIFTTTHTPTCLFQDVDERAVPLLGYLPQDLIGTPVLVHLHPNDRPLMLAIHKKILQYGGQPFDYSPIRFCTRNGDYITMDTSWSSFINPWSRKVSFIIGRHKVRTGPLNEDVFAAPNYTEDRILHPSVQEITEQIYRLLLQPVHNSGSSGYGSLGSNGSHEHLMSVASSSDSTGNNNEDTHKDKPEVCQDARKVKNKGQRIFTDNKAKLEYKREPFAEKQNGPGGQVKDVVGKDTAVAAASKNVTAEELAWKEQPIYSYQQISCLDSVIRYLESCSVPGTAKRKCEPSSSVGSLTSGVHEQKPADNAIQPLGDPAVLKASGKSNGPPVVGAHLTSLALPGKPESVVSLTSQCSYSSTIVHVGDKKTQPELEMIEDGPSGAELLDGQLLAPPSSSAHVNQEKEPFKKLGLTKEVLAVHTQKEEQSFLNKFKEIKRLNIFQSHCNYYLQDKPKGRPGERGGRGQRNGTSGMDQPWKKSGKNRKSKRIKPQESSDSTASGTKLPHRFPLQGLNTTAWSPSDTSQASYSAMSFPTVMPAYPLPVFPAAGTVPPAPETSLSGFNQLPDSGNTCPMQPSQFSTPLMTPVVALVLPNYVYPEVNSNLPQTLYHSQPNFPAHSAFSSQTVFPTQPPFTTPSPFPQQAFFPTQPFHYNPPAESEKVPVTEPRNEPSRSCTPQSVGPQDQASPPLFQSRCSSPLNLLQLEETTKTAESGASAGLHGPLSEEGAVGRIMTTDKCSRKGSLPAESPMDAQNSDALSMSSVLLDILLQEDACSGTGSASSGSGVSAAAESLGSGSNGCGMSGSRTGSSETSHTSKYFGSIDSSENHHKTKMKAEMEESEHFIKYVLQDPIWLLMANTDDSVMMTYQIPSRDLETVLKEDKQKLKQMQKLQPKFTEEQKRELIEVHPWIQQGGLPKTVANSECIFCEDNIQSNFYTSYDEEIHEMDLNEMIEDSGENNLVSLSQVSEAQT, from the exons AGTCTTCCACCCAGGATTGCATGGAAGAGAAATCTTTTTTCTGTCGCATCAG TGCGGGAAAGGAACGTGAAAATGAGATTTGCTATCACCCATTTCGGATGACTCCTTACCTTATCAAAGTGCAAGATCCAGAAATAGCAGAGGACCAGCTTTGCTGTGTGTTGCTGGCAGAAAAAGTACATTCGGGCTATGAAG caCCCAGAATTCCTCCTGACAAAAGAATTTTTACAACGACGCACACACCAACCTGTTTGTTCCAGGATGTAGATGAAAG agcAGTACCTCTGTTGGGTTACCTACCTCAGGACTTAATAGGAACACCGGTCTTGGTGCATCTTCACCCAAATGACAGACCCTTAATGCTAGCAATTCACAAAAAAA TACTTCAGTATGGAGGACAGCCTTTTGACTATTCACCAATCAGGTTTTGCACTAGAAATGGAGATTATATAACCATGGACACTAGCTGGTCCAGTTTCATCAACCCTTGGAGTCgaaaagtttcatttattattGGAAGACACAAAGTTAGGAC GGGTCCCTTAAATGAAGACGTCTTTGCCGCTCCCAACTATACAGAGGATAGAATCCTTCACCCCAGTGTTCAGGAAATCACTGAGCAAATATATCGGCTATTATTGCAG CCTGTACACAACAGTGGATCCAGTGGCTATGGAAGTCTAGGTAGCAATGGTTCACATGAGCACTTAATGAGTGTGGCATCCTCCAGTGACAGCACAGGAAATAATAATGAAGACACTCATAAGGATAAACCA GAGGTTTGTCAAGATGCCCGAAAGGTCAAAAATAAAGGCCAGCGTATTTTCACTGACAATAAAGCAAAACTGGAATATAAGAGAGAGCCTTTTGCAG aaaaacaaaatggtcCTGGTGGTCAGGTGAAAGATGTAGTGGGAAAGGATACTGCAGTAGCAGCTGCTTCTAAAAATGTGACTGCTGAAGAGTTGGCTTGGAAAGAACAACCCATATATTCTTATCAACAGATTAGCTGTTTGGACAGTGTCATCAG GTACTTGGAGAGTTGTAGTGTGCCTGGTAcggcaaaaagaaaatgtgaaccTTCATCAAGTGTTGGATCACTGACTTCTGGAGTTCATGAACAAAAACCAGCTGATAATGCTATACAGCCTTTGGGAG atCCTGCTGTGTTGAAGGCATCTGGTAAATCAAATGGTCCCCCAGTGGTTGGTGCTCACTTAACATCTTTGGCTTTACCTGGCAAGCCTGAAAGTGTTGTCTCTCTCACAAGTCAGTGTAGCTACAGTAGCACCATTGTTCATGTTGGAGACAAAAAAACACAACCTGAATTAG AAATGATAGAAGATGGTCCAAGTGGAGCAGAACTCTTAGATGGCCAACTTCTTGCCCCTCCATCCAGCTCTGCGCATGTAAATCAAGAAAAGGAGCCATTTAAAAAACTGGGACTTACAAAGGAAGTCCTCGCAGTGCATACACAAAAAGAGGAGCAAAGCTTTTTGAATAAGTTTAAAGAAATCAAGAGacttaatatttttcagtccCACTGCAATTACTACTTACAAGATAAACCAAAAGGACGGCCTGGTGAACGTG gtGGCCGTGGACAAAGAAATGGCACTTCTGGAATGGATCAGCCCTGGAAGAAAAGTGGAAAGAATAGGAAATCAAAGCGCATTAAACCACAGGAGTCTTCGGACAGTACAGCTTCGGGAACTAAATTGCCCCATCGGTTCCCTCTTCAAGGTTTAAATACTACTGCTTGGTCACCATCAGACACTTCACAAGCAAGCTATTCAGCGATGTCTTTTCCCACTGTTATGCCTGCATATCCGCTTCctgtttttccagcagcagggacTGTACCACCAGCTCCTGAGACTTCACTCTCTGGTTTTAATCAGTTGCCAGACTCTGGAAATACATGCCCTATGCAACCATCCCAGTTCTCTACACCTCTCATGACACCTGTCGTGGCTCTAGTGCTCCCCAACTATGTCTACCCAGAGGTGAACAGTAACTTACCTCAAACGCTTTACCACAGCCAACCCAACTTCCCTGCCCATTCCGCTTTCTCTTCACAGACAGTATTTCCAACACAGCCACCATTCACTACACCCAGCCCTTTCCCACAACAGGCGTTTTTTCCAACACAGCCATTCCATTATAATCCACCAGCAGAGAGTGAAAAGGTTCCTGTCACAGAGCCACGAAATGAGCCATCCCGTTCCTGCACTCCACAGTCAGTGGGTCCTCAAGACCAGGCTTCACCACCTCTGTTCCAGTCAAGGTGCAGTTCTCCTCTGAACCTTCTACAATTAGAAGAAACCACAAAAACTGCTGAAAGTGGAGCTTCTGCAGGTTTACATGGACCTTTAAGTGAGGAAGGAGCCGTAGGCAGAATCATGACAACTGATAAATGTAGTAGAAAGGGATCCTTACCA GCTGAATCTCCAATGGATGCTCAAAATAGCGATGCACTCTCCATGTCTAGTGTCCTGCTTGACATTTTACTTCAAGAAGATGCATGTTCAGGCACTGGTTCAGCTTCTTCAGGGAGTGGTGTATCTGCAGCTGCTGAGTCTCTGGGGTCTGGATCCAATGGCTGTGGCATGTCAGGGAGCAGAACAG gtagTAGTGAAACTAGTCATACCAGCAAATACTTCGGGAGTATTGATTCCTCAGAAAATCatcataaaaccaaaatgaaggcagaaatggaagaaagtgAGCACTTCATTAAATATGTCCTTCAGGATCCTATATGGCTTTTGATGGCAAACACAGATGACTCTGTTATGATGACTTACCAGATACCTTCACG agatttggaaacagttttaaaagaagataagcagaaattaaagcaaatgcAGAAACTACAGCCAAAAtttacagaagaacaaaaacGAGAACTTATTGAAGTTCATCCATGGATCCAGCAAGGTGGACTGCCAAAAACTGTTGCTAATTCT gAGTGTATTTTTTGTGAGGACAATATACAGAGCAATTTTTATACATCATATGATGAAGAAATCCATGAAATGGACCTTAATGAAATGATTGAAGACAGTGGGGAAAACAACTTGGTTTCCCTGAGTCAAGTCAGTGAAGCACAGACATAG